A window of the Cystobacter fuscus genome harbors these coding sequences:
- a CDS encoding non-ribosomal peptide synthetase, producing the protein MALLPRRRTPFPLPPHRLPRPSLLSSRGASVPVLLPAPLSQSLLSLCLTQGVTPFMALLAAFQVLLSRYCGQYDLCVGFPIAHRNHPSLEGLIGFFANTLVLRSRFSPSSSFLHLLSLVRESTLAAYAHQDVPFDKLVESLNPPRDPGRSPLFQVMFSLRDAHQPDLDGAHLLLHQLEVETQTSLFELSLALEAKPTGFSGQLQFNTDLFTPATASRMASHYLILLEGLVAHPEQHLADVPLLTSDERHLLLEELSGTPPLVTSHCLHHLFEAQVARGPEATALVAGTTRLGYGELNRRANQLAHYLRARGAGPDVPIGICLPRTADLVVGLLAILKAGAAWLPLDPSYPIERLTYALEDARAPLLLTQESLRHLLPASSAGIVCIDSDGERISREPSDNPSTSTGPSHLAYILYTSGSTGRPKGVAIEHHSAVVLIRWALDCFTAEQLSGVLAATSICFDLSVFELFAPLSRGGTVLLADNALALPSLPAAHEVTLVNTVPSAIAELARTRGIPSSVRTINLAGEPLPGALARALYTLPSVQHVFNLYGPTEDTTYSTFSLVPRDGSSEPTIGRPLPGTRVYLLDSRLQPVPLGVPGELHLSGSGLARGYFNRPELTAERFIPDPFSGQPGARLYKTGDLARFLPDGSLEYLGRIDQQVKVRGFRIELGEIESILLSQPEVLQVAVLAREDVPGDKRLVAYAVAAPGTHLDANTLRRRLEQTLPGYMVPSAFVLLEALPLTPNGKIDRKALPPPESHHLARREFIPPRTGLEMALAQVWRELLKVDAVGVQDNFFELGGHSLLVTQAVSRILDTLQVELPVRAFFEAPTLEALAHRVEATLGSPRARQGPRPIPRPPSGGLPLSFAQQRLWFLEQMEPGSARYNLPAALRMEGPLDVAALELSFLHLVQRHESLRTTFRLDSHGPVQLVSPHSSFQLQHLDLSALAPSERPATVRHLSSDYALRPFLLSEGPLLRAALLHLEHDVHVLLLTLHHIVSDGWSLGVLLRELSALYQAFRQGAPPPLAELPLQYADFASWQRSFLQGEALLSLLSWWRSHLADAPPSLSLPTDFPRPSLLSSRGASVPVLLPAPLSQSLLSLCHTQGVTPFMALLAAFQVLLSRYCGQYDLCVGFPIAHRNHPSLEGLIGFFANTLVLRSRFSPSSSFLHLLSLVRESTLAAYAHQDVPFDKLVESLNPSRDPGRSPLFQVMFSLQNAPLPELALSELRLRPLESSSQTAKFELLLDLTETREGFTGKLEYSTDLFSADTVSLMAEHFLRLLEDAVAHPERHVEQLCEPITLEAALLQPQTSLQAGAHLPAPEPHVPDDSLTDLHHSLTTIWKEVLAIEHVGIHDNFFSLGGNSISAIMVLARLQDMGLSLKPEQILQKPTIAELVPLVTRAREVGEQGRVGGELPLTPIQRWFLESWEPQAHHFNQAVMLEVREELKPELLEKALRVLVEHHDALRLRFTRDRAAWRQENAAPTEKSPLRTMDHSGLGPDAQEEAMAKVAEEAQGGFELAEGHLLKAVLFLRGHGRTGRLLLVIHHLGVDGVSWRTLLEDLEKVYAQLERGEEAAPGAKTTSFKAWAERLEAYAKTPEVQAQLGYWEEQGREPVAGLPVDKAGGANTVASEDRVMVGLEEEETRTLLQEVPGAYGVRLDEVLLAALAEALGRWTGQTRVRVELEGHGREALFEEVDLSRTVGWFTALYPVVLETGRQTGAGEGLRAVKERLRRVPMKGLGYGLLRYSGDDEVVRRMTALPRAEVVFNYLGQFDTPLAKEPIFRPTREETGPMRSTRGTRPHLLEVNGLVFGRRLELTWSYSQHLHERATIERVAQDFMSSLRRFIANRKQEQHLSARLEELVHDTLREQRMMGMALLVEFEGGRRIQVAEGTSDPSGTPYTPTTRIGIGSLTKSFTAVLILQLVEEDRVSLDSTVDTWLPWLQRGEAITVRALLAHTSGLPDHLPRLTERGGFDTPWAPRALVELAMHEPPVPPGHYSNTNSIVLGLLIEALTGRTWEEELSRRILQPLGLSRTGPLTRMEGLAGAWMRSTDGWEDLRHAWHPSIGWAAGGMNSTAEELAVFGRALFSGSLFKHPATLEAMRTYAVRGNPERTGGIEHAQGLGLHLFHVQGLDVEGHLGTRPGYSVVLLYDARTRALVVATTNTHGAQAAFAGVSALETVRRAAP; encoded by the coding sequence GTGGCGCTCCTACCTCGCCGACGCACCCCCTTCCCTCTCCCTCCCCACCGACTTCCCCGTCCCTCCCTCCTCTCCTCCCGCGGCGCCTCCGTCCCCGTCCTCCTCCCCGCCCCTCTCTCCCAATCCCTCCTCTCCCTCTGCCTCACCCAGGGCGTCACCCCCTTCATGGCCCTGCTCGCCGCCTTCCAGGTCCTGCTCTCCCGCTACTGCGGCCAGTACGACCTGTGCGTCGGCTTCCCCATCGCCCACCGCAACCACCCCTCCCTCGAAGGCCTCATCGGCTTCTTCGCCAACACCCTCGTCCTGCGCTCCCGCTTCTCCCCCTCCTCCTCCTTCCTCCACCTTCTCTCCCTCGTGCGTGAGTCCACTCTCGCCGCCTACGCACACCAGGATGTCCCCTTCGACAAGCTCGTCGAGTCCCTCAACCCCCCTCGGGACCCCGGCCGCTCTCCCCTCTTCCAGGTCATGTTCTCCCTGCGGGACGCACACCAGCCTGACCTGGACGGGGCCCACCTGCTCCTGCACCAGCTCGAAGTGGAGACACAAACCAGCCTCTTCGAGCTGTCGCTCGCCCTCGAGGCGAAGCCCACGGGCTTCTCGGGCCAGCTTCAATTCAATACAGACCTCTTCACACCCGCCACTGCCTCCCGGATGGCCTCGCATTACCTGATCCTGCTGGAGGGCCTCGTCGCCCACCCGGAGCAGCACCTCGCGGACGTGCCACTCCTGACCTCGGACGAGCGGCACCTGCTGCTAGAGGAGCTGAGCGGCACACCGCCTCTCGTCACCTCCCACTGCCTCCACCACCTCTTCGAGGCTCAGGTGGCTCGCGGCCCCGAGGCCACCGCGCTCGTCGCTGGCACCACCCGGCTCGGCTACGGGGAACTCAACCGCCGCGCCAATCAGCTCGCCCACTACCTGCGCGCCCGCGGGGCCGGGCCGGACGTCCCCATCGGCATCTGCCTCCCGCGCACCGCCGACCTGGTGGTGGGCCTGCTCGCCATCCTCAAGGCCGGTGCCGCCTGGCTCCCGCTGGATCCGTCCTACCCCATCGAGCGCCTCACCTACGCCCTCGAGGACGCTCGCGCGCCCCTCCTGCTCACCCAGGAGTCCCTTCGCCATCTCCTGCCCGCTTCCAGCGCCGGGATCGTCTGCATCGACTCCGACGGGGAGCGCATCTCCCGCGAGCCCAGCGACAACCCGAGCACCTCCACGGGTCCGTCCCACCTCGCCTATATCCTCTACACCTCCGGCTCCACCGGCAGGCCCAAGGGCGTCGCCATCGAGCACCACAGCGCCGTCGTCCTCATCCGCTGGGCGCTCGACTGTTTCACGGCGGAGCAGCTCTCCGGTGTCCTCGCCGCCACCTCCATCTGCTTCGACCTCTCCGTCTTCGAGCTCTTCGCCCCCCTGAGCCGTGGCGGCACCGTGCTGCTCGCCGACAACGCCCTCGCGCTTCCCTCGCTCCCCGCCGCTCACGAGGTGACGCTCGTCAACACCGTCCCATCCGCCATCGCGGAGCTGGCGCGCACCCGCGGCATTCCCTCCTCCGTGCGCACCATCAACCTCGCCGGCGAGCCCCTCCCGGGAGCCCTGGCTCGCGCCCTCTACACCCTTCCCTCCGTCCAGCACGTCTTCAATCTCTACGGGCCCACCGAGGACACCACCTACTCCACATTCTCGCTCGTCCCTCGGGATGGCTCCTCCGAGCCCACCATCGGCCGCCCCCTCCCCGGCACCCGGGTCTACCTGCTCGATTCACGGCTCCAGCCCGTTCCCCTCGGTGTTCCCGGCGAACTCCACCTCTCCGGCTCGGGCCTCGCCCGCGGCTACTTCAACCGCCCCGAGCTCACCGCCGAGCGCTTCATCCCGGATCCTTTCAGCGGCCAGCCCGGTGCACGCCTCTACAAGACTGGCGATCTCGCCCGCTTCCTACCGGATGGGAGCCTCGAGTACCTCGGACGCATCGACCAGCAGGTGAAGGTCCGCGGCTTCCGCATCGAGCTGGGGGAGATCGAGTCCATCCTCCTGTCCCAGCCCGAGGTGCTCCAGGTCGCGGTGCTCGCCCGCGAGGACGTTCCCGGTGACAAGCGCCTCGTCGCCTACGCCGTCGCGGCACCGGGAACACACCTCGACGCCAACACGCTGCGCCGCCGCCTCGAGCAGACGCTGCCCGGCTACATGGTTCCCTCGGCCTTCGTCCTGCTCGAGGCCCTGCCACTCACGCCCAATGGCAAGATCGACCGCAAGGCGCTCCCGCCTCCGGAGAGCCACCACCTGGCCCGGCGGGAGTTCATCCCTCCCAGGACTGGACTGGAGATGGCCCTCGCCCAGGTATGGCGCGAGCTGCTGAAGGTGGACGCGGTCGGCGTCCAGGACAACTTCTTCGAACTCGGTGGCCACTCGCTGCTGGTCACCCAGGCCGTCTCCCGCATCCTCGACACCCTCCAGGTCGAGCTGCCCGTACGAGCGTTCTTCGAGGCACCCACGCTCGAGGCCCTCGCCCACCGGGTGGAGGCCACCCTCGGCTCGCCGCGGGCGCGCCAGGGCCCACGTCCGATACCACGGCCACCCTCCGGCGGACTGCCGTTGTCATTCGCGCAGCAGAGGCTGTGGTTCCTGGAGCAGATGGAGCCCGGCAGTGCCCGCTACAACCTCCCCGCGGCGCTGCGCATGGAGGGGCCCCTCGACGTGGCCGCCCTCGAGCTCAGCTTCCTGCACCTGGTGCAGCGCCACGAATCCCTGCGCACCACCTTCCGCCTCGACTCCCACGGGCCCGTGCAGCTCGTCTCTCCCCACTCCTCCTTCCAGCTCCAGCACCTGGACCTGAGCGCGCTCGCTCCTTCCGAGCGCCCAGCCACAGTCCGCCACCTCTCCTCCGACTACGCCCTGCGCCCCTTCCTCCTCTCCGAGGGTCCTCTGCTCAGGGCCGCCCTGCTGCACCTGGAGCACGACGTCCACGTCCTGCTGCTCACCCTGCACCACATCGTCTCCGACGGCTGGTCCCTGGGCGTGCTCCTGCGTGAGCTGTCCGCCCTCTACCAGGCCTTCCGCCAGGGTGCTCCTCCTCCCCTAGCCGAGCTGCCCCTCCAGTACGCCGACTTCGCCTCCTGGCAGCGCTCCTTCCTCCAGGGCGAGGCCCTCCTCTCCCTCCTCTCCTGGTGGCGCTCCCACCTCGCCGACGCTCCCCCTTCCCTCTCCCTCCCCACCGACTTCCCCCGTCCCTCCCTCCTCTCCTCCCGCGGCGCCTCCGTCCCCGTCCTCCTCCCCGCCCCTCTCTCCCAATCCCTCCTCTCCCTCTGCCACACCCAGGGCGTCACCCCCTTCATGGCCCTGCTCGCCGCCTTCCAGGTCCTGCTCTCCCGCTACTGCGGCCAGTACGACCTGTGCGTCGGCTTCCCCATCGCCCACCGCAACCACCCCTCCCTCGAAGGCCTCATCGGCTTCTTCGCCAACACCCTCGTCCTGCGCTCCCGCTTCTCCCCCTCCTCCTCCTTCCTCCACCTGCTCTCCCTCGTGCGTGAGTCCACTCTCGCCGCCTACGCACACCAGGATGTCCCCTTCGACAAGCTCGTCGAGTCCCTCAATCCCTCTCGGGACCCCGGCCGCTCTCCCCTCTTCCAGGTCATGTTCTCCCTGCAGAACGCGCCACTTCCCGAGTTGGCGCTCTCGGAACTCCGCCTGCGCCCCCTGGAGTCCTCCAGCCAGACAGCCAAGTTCGAGCTGCTCCTGGATCTCACCGAGACGCGAGAGGGCTTCACGGGGAAACTGGAGTACAGCACCGACCTCTTCTCGGCGGACACGGTCTCGCTCATGGCCGAGCACTTCCTCCGGCTGCTCGAGGACGCCGTCGCCCATCCCGAGCGTCACGTCGAGCAACTGTGCGAGCCCATCACCCTCGAGGCCGCCCTCCTCCAACCACAGACATCCCTCCAGGCCGGTGCCCATCTCCCCGCGCCCGAGCCGCACGTCCCCGACGACTCCCTCACGGACCTCCACCACTCGCTCACCACCATCTGGAAGGAGGTGCTCGCCATCGAGCATGTGGGCATCCACGACAACTTCTTCTCGCTGGGCGGCAACTCCATCTCCGCCATCATGGTGCTCGCCCGGCTCCAGGACATGGGGCTGAGCCTGAAGCCAGAGCAGATCCTCCAGAAGCCCACCATCGCCGAGTTGGTCCCACTGGTGACGCGGGCGCGCGAGGTGGGAGAGCAGGGACGGGTGGGCGGCGAACTACCACTGACGCCCATCCAGAGGTGGTTCCTGGAAAGCTGGGAGCCCCAGGCCCATCACTTCAACCAGGCGGTGATGCTGGAAGTGCGCGAAGAGCTGAAGCCCGAACTCCTGGAGAAGGCGCTGCGGGTGCTGGTGGAGCACCACGATGCGCTGCGATTGCGCTTCACGAGGGACAGGGCGGCCTGGAGACAGGAGAACGCCGCGCCCACCGAAAAGAGCCCTCTGCGGACCATGGACCACTCCGGGCTCGGGCCCGACGCGCAGGAGGAGGCCATGGCGAAGGTGGCGGAGGAAGCGCAGGGCGGCTTCGAGCTGGCCGAGGGCCACCTGCTGAAGGCGGTGCTCTTCCTCCGGGGGCACGGGAGGACGGGAAGGCTGCTGCTGGTCATCCACCACCTGGGAGTAGATGGAGTCTCATGGCGGACGCTGCTCGAGGATCTGGAGAAGGTCTACGCGCAGCTCGAGCGGGGCGAGGAGGCGGCACCGGGCGCGAAGACGACGTCCTTCAAGGCGTGGGCGGAGCGACTGGAGGCGTACGCGAAGACGCCAGAGGTGCAAGCACAGCTCGGGTACTGGGAGGAGCAGGGACGAGAGCCCGTGGCCGGTCTGCCCGTGGACAAGGCCGGAGGCGCCAACACGGTGGCGTCCGAGGACCGGGTGATGGTGGGGTTGGAGGAGGAGGAGACGCGGACGCTGCTGCAGGAGGTGCCCGGGGCGTACGGGGTGCGGCTGGACGAGGTGCTCCTGGCCGCGCTGGCGGAGGCCCTGGGACGGTGGACGGGACAGACGCGTGTGCGGGTGGAGCTGGAGGGACACGGACGCGAGGCGCTCTTCGAGGAGGTGGACCTGTCGAGGACGGTCGGGTGGTTCACGGCGCTGTATCCGGTGGTGCTGGAGACCGGAAGGCAAACTGGCGCCGGGGAGGGGCTGCGCGCGGTGAAGGAGCGGCTGAGGCGGGTGCCCATGAAGGGACTGGGTTACGGGCTGCTGCGCTACTCGGGCGATGACGAGGTGGTGCGGCGGATGACGGCGCTGCCCCGGGCCGAGGTGGTGTTCAACTATCTGGGACAGTTCGACACACCCCTCGCGAAGGAGCCAATCTTCCGCCCGACCCGGGAAGAGACGGGCCCGATGCGAAGCACGCGGGGGACACGCCCGCACCTGCTGGAGGTGAACGGGCTCGTCTTCGGGCGGCGGTTGGAGCTGACGTGGAGCTACAGCCAGCACCTGCACGAGCGGGCCACCATCGAGCGGGTGGCACAGGACTTCATGTCGTCGCTCCGCAGATTCATCGCGAACCGGAAACAGGAGCAGCATCTGTCGGCCCGCCTCGAGGAACTCGTCCACGACACCCTCCGGGAGCAACGGATGATGGGCATGGCGCTGCTCGTCGAGTTCGAAGGCGGCCGCCGCATCCAGGTGGCCGAAGGCACCTCGGATCCCTCGGGCACGCCCTACACCCCGACGACCCGCATCGGGATCGGCAGCCTGACCAAGTCGTTCACCGCCGTCCTCATCCTGCAGCTCGTCGAGGAGGACAGGGTGTCACTCGACAGCACGGTGGACACCTGGCTGCCGTGGCTCCAGAGAGGAGAGGCCATCACCGTCAGGGCGCTCCTCGCCCACACCAGCGGCCTGCCCGACCATCTCCCCCGGCTGACGGAGCGGGGCGGATTCGACACGCCGTGGGCTCCCCGCGCACTCGTGGAGCTGGCCATGCACGAGCCGCCCGTTCCCCCCGGGCACTACTCGAACACCAATAGCATCGTGCTCGGACTCCTCATCGAGGCGCTCACCGGACGAACGTGGGAGGAGGAACTCTCACGACGCATCCTCCAGCCCCTGGGGCTATCTCGGACGGGCCCGCTCACCCGGATGGAAGGACTCGCTGGCGCCTGGATGCGGAGCACGGACGGATGGGAGGACCTCCGCCACGCGTGGCACCCCTCCATCGGATGGGCCGCGGGCGGCATGAACTCCACGGCCGAGGAACTCGCCGTGTTCGGACGCGCCCTGTTCAGCGGCTCGCTGTTCAAGCACCCGGCCACCCTGGAGGCAATGCGCACGTACGCCGTGCGCGGCAACCCGGAGCGGACCGGCGGCATCGAGCACGCACAGGGCCTGGGCCTCCATCTCTTCCACGTCCAGGGGCTCGACGTGGAAGGCCATCTGGGGACGCGTCCCGGGTACTCGGTGGTCCTCTTGTATGACGCCAGAACCCGCGCCCTCGTCGTGGCCACCACCAACACCCACGGAGCCCAGGCGGCGTTCGCGGGCGTCAGCGCGCTCGAGACCGTGCGTCGCGCCGCGCCCTGA
- a CDS encoding serine aminopeptidase domain-containing protein: MPRTILVADVDKPLGGLLAAWLLATSRDTVVCWAPDAPGTTKDALEQRLRSLWAGSALGARMPLPGTFSQGLRSLEGLSLGQERFDEVWSLGPTQGLTLACDGIPPASPHRFLVPLRGQPVGAFNHVSTLHVAGSKPGTIREEPFDAGYPANTPDEDAERAAEREVVAWCREAGIPCRIFRPSIPLGVPLTRHAPGGLQGFLAALLRFKELLDAKSPGYLQQRSLRLVAAPGVGPDVLGVKQALEWMCQLSRDPALVDGFFHLVSPEGCSLDQLGQFLGSVTGLKLEWAGEGVALDPIETLLRARTAAFEPYLKQPRHFDSTRARLAAPGAWMAADKEGGELLHSQWVASRQESHHETARALETLERRTLDSGDGGPIEYQTAGSGPVLVCINAASQGLTVWGRFLAHFLKSHRVIYWSPRGVVEQVAVLERILEQERVRECRLIAWCSGARLGLELLSRGTDASAMVLVTGSYSPIPGLERLETAFQKTLRRMCQLASQRPEMASLVRTSMVSMLAHEQTPPPGTPQGGPGNVLATPSRELRQAIAEPFNDVRSIRNYSLQVLAEASRDITSLLGKVTAPALLISGELDQIVSPELSRLVAERLPAAHSVQLRGATHYCLHENAELLIDLVERFFESPRNFRPAVRPHEQSLYI, from the coding sequence ATGCCGAGAACGATTCTGGTAGCGGACGTCGACAAGCCCCTCGGTGGGCTGCTGGCCGCGTGGTTGCTTGCCACGAGCCGGGACACCGTCGTCTGCTGGGCCCCGGATGCACCGGGCACGACGAAGGACGCACTCGAGCAGCGGCTGCGCTCCCTGTGGGCGGGGTCCGCGCTCGGTGCCCGGATGCCCCTACCCGGGACCTTCTCCCAGGGCCTGCGCTCGCTCGAGGGTCTCTCCCTCGGACAGGAGCGGTTCGACGAGGTCTGGAGCCTTGGACCCACGCAAGGCCTCACCCTGGCCTGTGACGGCATCCCACCGGCCTCGCCGCACCGGTTCCTCGTCCCGCTGCGTGGGCAGCCGGTGGGCGCCTTCAACCATGTCAGCACCCTCCACGTGGCCGGAAGCAAGCCCGGGACGATCCGGGAGGAGCCCTTCGACGCGGGGTACCCGGCGAACACTCCCGACGAGGACGCCGAGCGTGCCGCGGAGCGGGAGGTGGTGGCGTGGTGCCGGGAGGCAGGCATTCCCTGTCGGATCTTCCGTCCCTCGATTCCACTCGGTGTCCCGCTCACCCGCCACGCCCCAGGTGGGCTCCAGGGTTTCCTCGCGGCGCTCTTGCGCTTCAAGGAACTCCTCGACGCCAAGTCGCCCGGCTACCTCCAGCAGCGCTCCCTCCGGCTCGTGGCCGCTCCAGGGGTCGGCCCGGACGTCCTCGGGGTGAAGCAGGCTCTGGAGTGGATGTGCCAGCTCTCGCGCGACCCGGCCCTGGTGGATGGCTTCTTCCACCTCGTGAGCCCGGAGGGGTGCTCGCTGGATCAACTCGGCCAGTTCCTCGGATCGGTGACAGGGTTGAAGCTCGAATGGGCAGGCGAAGGCGTGGCGCTCGATCCGATCGAGACCCTGTTGCGTGCCCGCACCGCGGCCTTCGAGCCCTACCTGAAGCAGCCCAGACACTTCGACAGCACCCGCGCCCGTCTGGCCGCTCCTGGCGCCTGGATGGCGGCGGACAAAGAAGGGGGGGAGTTGCTCCATTCGCAGTGGGTGGCGTCGAGGCAGGAATCACACCACGAGACCGCGCGAGCACTCGAGACGCTGGAGCGGCGCACGCTCGACTCCGGGGACGGCGGGCCCATCGAGTACCAGACGGCGGGGAGCGGCCCGGTGCTCGTCTGCATCAATGCCGCGAGCCAGGGCCTCACCGTCTGGGGCCGGTTCCTCGCGCACTTCCTGAAGAGCCATCGCGTCATCTACTGGAGCCCTCGCGGCGTGGTGGAGCAGGTGGCCGTGCTCGAGCGCATCCTGGAGCAGGAACGGGTGCGCGAATGCCGACTCATCGCCTGGTGCAGTGGAGCCAGGCTCGGGCTCGAGTTGCTGAGCCGGGGAACCGACGCCTCCGCGATGGTGTTGGTCACGGGCTCCTACTCGCCCATCCCGGGACTGGAGCGGCTGGAGACAGCATTCCAGAAGACGCTCCGGCGCATGTGCCAACTGGCGAGCCAGCGGCCGGAGATGGCCTCTCTGGTCAGGACCTCCATGGTGTCCATGCTCGCTCATGAGCAGACACCGCCCCCGGGCACACCCCAGGGCGGACCCGGGAACGTCCTGGCCACCCCCAGCCGGGAACTCCGGCAGGCCATCGCCGAGCCATTCAACGATGTCCGGAGCATCCGGAACTACAGCCTCCAGGTGCTCGCGGAGGCGTCCCGCGACATCACCTCGCTGCTCGGGAAGGTGACGGCCCCGGCCCTGCTCATCAGCGGGGAGTTGGATCAGATCGTCTCGCCCGAGCTGTCCAGACTGGTGGCGGAGCGGCTCCCGGCTGCCCACTCCGTGCAACTCCGGGGTGCCACCCACTACTGCCTCCACGAGAACGCCGAGCTGTTGATCGACCTCGTCGAGAGGTTCTTCGAATCACCGCGGAACTTCCGTCCCGCGGTGCGCCCCCACGAGCAATCTCTATACATATAA
- a CDS encoding AMP-binding protein, whose translation MKLVECLGDHPAARITTWGRMGLVSHSFAQFQQDVREKVSELRCRGLDESMRVGVLAANTYEWLVLDLALVSLRCEIVTLTAAQLEGDLERFAAEQELAALFVLESGPPVSRFAHLGWVVAADAREPILPRAGGASRAGPEWTTPFRVFSSGSTGTPRCISVPRSGLEQVVDELRDTYAFDSSDTVLLFLPVSNLQQRFLVYSALWYGISFVLVEPLHLLPALKRTSPTVLLAPPLFFETIARRVTRSAPLRWLMRMMARLRPGSLLAGPRRRVLAPLRRRVLAELGGRMRLMITGMAPVARTTLEVYEALELPLFEAYGMTECGIIACNTPQATRSGSVGRPAPGVRLELAPDGEIIVHREVPLTAGYVGLGSEANAETYLGGGRIATGDLGRFDGDGFLHLLGRKKNVIVLGDGRKLHPELIERELMGLPLIHQVALLPDGNLGLACVVHLSGPGRDGEETVRGELTRLVRELAGQELTRVVFTGEPFTPGNGLLTQNLKLNRWALRELLSSWGRTPARREEDAHHVSVSRG comes from the coding sequence ATGAAATTGGTGGAGTGTCTGGGTGATCATCCAGCGGCGCGGATCACCACGTGGGGCCGGATGGGGTTGGTGAGCCATTCCTTCGCTCAATTCCAGCAGGACGTGCGGGAGAAGGTGAGCGAGCTGCGCTGCCGCGGGCTCGACGAGTCCATGCGTGTCGGCGTGCTCGCGGCCAACACCTACGAGTGGCTCGTCCTGGATCTCGCGCTGGTGTCGCTCCGCTGCGAGATCGTCACCCTCACGGCCGCCCAGCTCGAGGGAGACCTCGAGCGGTTCGCGGCGGAGCAGGAACTCGCCGCGCTGTTCGTGCTGGAGAGCGGCCCGCCTGTCTCCCGCTTCGCTCACCTGGGGTGGGTCGTGGCCGCGGATGCTCGCGAGCCAATCCTCCCGCGGGCCGGTGGTGCGTCGCGAGCCGGGCCGGAGTGGACTACTCCCTTCCGCGTCTTCTCCTCGGGGAGCACCGGGACGCCCCGGTGTATCTCCGTGCCCCGCTCCGGCCTCGAACAGGTGGTCGACGAGCTGCGGGACACGTATGCCTTCGACTCCTCCGACACCGTGCTGCTGTTCCTGCCGGTGTCCAACCTCCAGCAGCGCTTCCTCGTCTACTCGGCGCTCTGGTACGGCATCTCGTTCGTCCTCGTCGAGCCGCTACACCTGCTGCCCGCGCTGAAGCGGACGAGCCCCACCGTCCTCCTCGCGCCACCTCTGTTTTTCGAGACCATCGCCCGGAGGGTGACGCGATCCGCGCCGCTCCGGTGGTTGATGCGCATGATGGCCCGGCTCCGGCCCGGGAGCCTCTTGGCCGGACCACGCCGGAGGGTGCTCGCACCGCTCCGGCGGAGAGTGCTCGCGGAGCTGGGCGGGCGGATGCGGTTGATGATCACCGGCATGGCGCCCGTCGCCCGGACGACGCTGGAGGTGTACGAGGCCCTCGAGCTGCCGCTGTTCGAGGCGTATGGGATGACGGAGTGTGGGATCATCGCCTGTAACACACCCCAGGCCACGCGCTCCGGCAGTGTCGGGCGGCCGGCGCCCGGCGTCCGGCTCGAGCTCGCCCCCGACGGGGAGATCATCGTTCACAGAGAGGTTCCACTCACCGCGGGCTATGTGGGCCTCGGGTCCGAGGCCAACGCGGAGACGTACCTGGGAGGCGGCCGGATCGCCACGGGCGATCTGGGTCGCTTCGACGGTGATGGCTTCCTCCACCTGCTGGGCCGCAAGAAGAACGTCATCGTGCTCGGAGATGGTCGGAAGCTCCACCCGGAGTTGATCGAACGGGAGCTGATGGGCCTGCCGTTGATCCACCAGGTCGCGCTCCTGCCCGACGGCAACCTGGGGCTGGCCTGCGTCGTCCATCTCTCGGGGCCGGGAAGGGATGGCGAGGAGACGGTACGTGGGGAGTTGACGCGGCTCGTCCGGGAGTTGGCGGGCCAGGAGCTGACGCGTGTCGTGTTCACGGGGGAGCCATTCACTCCTGGCAATGGCCTGCTCACCCAGAACCTCAAGCTCAACCGGTGGGCGCTCCGGGAACTGTTGTCATCGTGGGGGAGGACCCCCGCTCGAAGAGAGGAGGACGCACACCATGTCAGTGTCAGCCGAGGATGA
- a CDS encoding acyl carrier protein, whose protein sequence is MSVSAEDEELLAVIEEALPPDRTRRVRPETALRQLGIDSLNLVIIVGRFLERYPVPVEPLQERLGSVRTVGELLELGRMARSEWRREMGHA, encoded by the coding sequence ATGTCAGTGTCAGCCGAGGATGAGGAGTTGCTCGCCGTCATCGAGGAGGCCTTGCCTCCGGACAGGACCCGGCGCGTCCGTCCCGAGACGGCGCTCCGCCAACTGGGAATCGACTCGTTGAATCTGGTGATCATCGTGGGCCGCTTCCTCGAGCGCTACCCGGTGCCGGTGGAGCCACTGCAGGAGCGGCTCGGCTCGGTCCGGACAGTCGGTGAGTTGCTGGAACTCGGCCGGATGGCCCGGTCGGAGTGGCGTCGCGAGATGGGTCATGCTTGA